The window CTTAACAAGTTAATTATGATGTCGAGCCATTTTAATTGTGATAATAATTAGTAACTTCTTATTTAAAATGTTCACACTCCTTCAGAACCGTTACAGTCCTTTAAAATTACAACCTTATTAGAATTGGGACATGACTCCTACTTAATGTTTACACCAAAGAAACACAGCTGATCCTTCTTTACTGCTTTCTTGTTAGGTTAAGATGTAAAACATCATCAATGGTTCAAACATGAAATCATACATTGAATATTACATGAGTAGTCGAGCCAACATGTTCAGGAAGATTAACAGCAGCACTATAGTGAGTTTCCATATCTAGAACTAGAATAAGATACAAACCAACACAATATCAACAAACACGTTTAACATGCATAATCTACTTATTAATTGGTTGTTTCATAGTTGGGCACTTGGGCAGATCATTTTTTTAACCTGAATCAGATAATGTTAATCAAATTATCTCCCCTATCTCGTAGTTCTAATTTAGGTTTGGACCAGTCCCCACGAGGGTGCCCAGTTGGCTAGAGGGTGACAACTTTACTATAATGGGGCAAGGGGTCAATTCTCGGTGAGCACATGCcctcaaggaaaaaaaaaccctCTCACCCTCTAGCCAATTGGCGTAGGTGACCCTATGATTTACCTCCATTCACATAACCTGGGGATTGGCTATGACGGGTGCCTGGAGTGAAGGTAATCACTTTTTGCTGCAATAATTCAGGCTTGGACCAGGTTTATGGATTTAGTTGATAAAGTTTTTAGTTTAGTCCCATCTTAAAACTTCAATGCAAATTGCTTTGCTGATCATCTTTCATGCACGATCTAATGGTCAAGTTAGTATGGAGCTACTTCATGGACATTAAAATGGTAGAGATTGGTGAGATTCCAACTAGTTGACTGAGGGGCCTTTTCCAAAATGACCAAGCCTAGAAAAGTATGCTAGCTGTTTTGCTGCTTGATAAAGTTGGCATCAGGTTGTTGATAGTGTTGCTTTCAGTTTATATTTGTGGCTTTATTGTGCATAACAAAGACCTTGTTATGTCATATACTCTTAATTGTGATTCTTATTTTCCTACCCATAACCAGGCATGCAAGGATTTTCACGCTTGTAGGTGGCCTTCACAACTATCAAGTGATGATGTTGCCCTAGCTCACTTCTTTGATACTATGAATGAGAAGAACCTTGAACTTGTTCAAGAAATGCAAAAGAGTTGCTCTCAGTTGATAACATTCTCTCATTTTGTCCCAAGGTAATTTTGTATTACAACTGCATTGTTCCGATTGGCGATCATCAGTATTAATGTTAGTGAATTGATAATGCAGGGTCCTAGGTGCTAGTGACATCTATTGGGGTTTTTTAGTTACAAAGACTTGAATGCGCTTGACGTCAACCTACTCAATTGTTTGCAAGAATGCAttgttttcaattgatgaaaTGGCTTAATTCGCATATGCACTTTCCCAGGATACTATACTAGCATGGGGAAACCCAAGTACCAGAAATCATTTTAATCATTTATTTAACACTGTAACTGTCAGTCTCAGACTCAAATGAACAAGGTGCTACACCCTTCGACAAGTGTAAAATCATTCCAAAATCGTTTTGGAATATGGATCTTAACTAGATCCCTTGTGAGGCTAGTCCATCACTGAAAAATCATAGACTTTACTTTCACTAAGATTTGGCATTGAATAGAACTCAGTAGCGAAAATAGGATTCAAGAACCAAATAGAGTTGGACATGAATCTCACTGGGAGAGGTGAGGTTAGTAGGTGATGCATAAAAATAAAAGTAAGGAATAGAAGCAaacattaaaaatttatttgtagTCGTCATTAACTAGAATACTTTCATAGAAATTGTACACTTAGGAGTAAATTGcattatgtagttatataacttaTACATTGGAACTTGATTGTTGCAACAGGCAAGACTTATGTCCAGAGAAGAGAATGCTTTTTTACCCTAACCTTCCAAAGATAATTGGCTCTGATTTTTTGGAGGCCAGAATAAGGTCCATACATgtagaaaacaaaaacaaatcagGTTGTCATATATTTGGCCATACACACTTCTGCTGGGACGCTGTACATGATGGTATCAGGTACATGTTCATGCATTTTATTTCATTCTCCATGTCGTAAATTGGTCATCTGAAAGAAAGATTAACAATATTGCAATGCAGATATGTCCAAGCTCCTCTAGCATATCCCaaggaaaggaagaggaggatgaaTGGTGGAGAAGACTGGCTGCCATTTTGCATTTACCACAAGGGACTGACTGATAGATTATCACCTTCATACTGGTCTGATTACTATTCCATCAATAAGAGAGACCCAGATAACACTGATCTCGCTCCATGGGTTTCCAGATTTTACAGAAGTAGGACAGGTCCTTTTTCTTAGTTTTATTTATTAGCGAACAAAACTCATTGCCTTCTGGTTCATAAGCTGAATATATTTctgaaagggaaaaaaaacagaATTCTGATTCATCTCTGGTTAATGCCCTGCTCAAACGTGCTGTTCGAACTGTTCTGTAGTCTTATGAATTTACATAAGACAAAATGGTGTCCAATTAAATGGAGGAATTAAACCACTCAGAAATTAATACTAGATAAATATTCCTAGAAGAGTCAGGAGTCCAAGTTTGATCTTAGTTGATGATTTGAAAGTGGTTTAGTCCATCAAACAGTTGATTTAACTAACTTAATGGGCCAAAATAGTTTTTCCTTAAAATCAACTGACTTCTTAGAATTATTACTTCTAATGTTACATGCTTATTTTGAGGATTGGGTAAGCGATCCTATTGATATTCAATCTACTACTATTTTTGTTTCTACTTGGTGATTCCCTTGTCATATTGCACCCCAAGGCGATGATACAGCCGCAGAGTGTATTTTCTATTTCTCATTCATCTAAGGCAATGATACAGGGTTAAACTATAAATTTATGCAGTAGAACTGGTCATCTTTGATGTGATAGGAAGAAAGAACCGCCTGCAGGTTCCGGCAGGAAAATAAACATTAAATTGATTTTTCTGATATATCGAAGCCAGTTCAGAATTCTTTAGCATAATCTAAtccaattttcaatttattatcGTCATCAATTCCTCCGCCGACGGTATAAATACTCCGTGCAGTGTCTAATAACTCGAAGCCGCATCACGACGATCGATCAAATCTCCATGGCCGATCAAAAACGAGTACATCCGATGATGATGGACGTTGAGTCGCCGCCGTCGACCATTTCCGGCGAGTCCTCAATATCAGAAAAGGCCGCAGCCGCAATCTCTCCCACTCTCACAGCACCACCCGAGAAGAGGCTCCGCCGCTGCCGCTTCCGCCGTTGCTGCTGTCGGTGCTTCTGCTGCGCCGCCTGCGGCCTCGTACTCCTGGCAGCCGCGCTCGGCATCTCCTACCTCGCTCTCGACCCCATGCTGCCGGCCTACTCGGTCGACCGCTTCCAAGTCACCTCCTTCGACATGTCCGGGACCGGCACCGTGCGCGCCGCCTTCAACGTGACGGTAACTGCGTCGAACCCCAACAAGGGGCTCGGCATCTGCTACGGCCACGGCTCGCGCTTGCGCGTCCTCTACTCGGGCCAAACCCTGTGCGAGGGGGCGCTGCCGACGTTCTGCCAGGGGCACCGCAACACGTCGGTGCTGACGGTGGCATTGGCTGCGAGGGAGGCGGTGGAGCTGGGAAGCGCCAAGGCGGAGGATCTGCAGCGGCAGGAGGAGGAGAAGACGGTGCCGCTGGTGTTCGAAGGGGAGGTTCCGGTGAGGGTGACGGTGGTCGGAGCGGCGAAGCTGTGGGAGGTGGTCTCGTGGGTAAGGTGTAGCTTGGTGGTCGATAGCTTAAACGCTCGTCAGCAGATCCATATGAAGAGCAGCAGCTGCAAGTTTAGTGTTCATCTCTGATTAATTATGCTCTCAAttcacaaaatatatatatatatatatatatatataacctttcattaattatcattttcGAATCATTTAAAGTATAATTATTTGGATGGAAAATACAAACAAATGTATAATACAAAGTGGTCTAAGAACATCCACAAGAGGAGCTCCCCTTATAGACATGGCATAGGAGAGGGAACTCCCTCAAGGAGTTTCCATTGTGGACTTAGCATAAGAGAAGTATAGGAGGGAGCTCCCTCAGTTTTTGGGAAGAAGGGGCTCCTAgtccctttttttattttttttattttaattaaaataaattttttatttaaaataaaaaaaataatataattttttatttgtccTTAATTCTattatgcttcctattttcataataaatagcattaaaatgatataaaatattcctagcatgctttttatcattacttaaaggaataggttcaataaatgatatcttGGATTTGCTCTTGAGAGCTTCCCCTTGACTTGAGTTTCCTCCTTGGACTTTGATTGGTTTTTTCctcttaggacattgactccagTAATACCctctttgattgcacaagaagcacactatgtgcacTTTGCTCTTTTTTATCACAGGAacagtctccttgggcttcttctTGCCCGTAGGTGTCACTTTGCCTTACTCTTAGTtaatttgggacacttactcttgtagtgccctctttccctacactcaaagtatataatatgatttttattatttaaacttgaaatttctataccttcACTTATAGGGATGACACTAGCTCTTCCATTTGAATTTTCTTAacttttggaggtggcaccatctttttcttcatttgactcagaggtagaaacttcttcttgctccgatgtcAAGGAatgatgctccccctcaatcctagaggtggaggcctcttcatcttcatcctcttgcccattaaacaaagagtatgctccctctttgcccttttcgttgTGTCtcattgaagatgaagcttcttggacttcctcttattgagttgagcatctctcaactttggagtcctctTCCTCGTGGTCTtactccaatgagtcaccctctttggatttctcttggtttggtgcagtggagagttcttcatgaagcttggtcaatttgctccatagttcatttgcatccttgtattctccaattttacaaatgattgtgcttggcaatagactaatcaataatttagttaccttgtcattcgccttgcaactttgaatttgctccttgctccatttgtttttcttgagaattttgccttttgaatctcttggagcttcaaagctttccattagagcaaaccattgctctatctccatcatgaagaaaatttttattcttgatttccaagaatcaaagcttggcattgtgaatggtggaggcacccttgtgtcatatccaagtccatcttaaaattccatttgaagttgagcctttgatgatgtctttgactttgttgaacttgcttcaacttcttctccctctagcttgttgccctttccggcgatgatttcggtgaagagcaacctcgctctgataccacttgttagggtcgatttgtagctagaggggggatgaaaaGTTCATCGCGCTTCATTTGCTTTCTTCGGTGTTGTTGATTTGCAGCGGATAGAACTCGAAGCAAtacttacaatgctaacacaaggatttacttggtatctacctcaagaaaacatgactaatccaaggatccacacacgacacgctattcACTAtaaaaaaacactccttctcggtaactactgaaggcggagtagccttgtacaacctctcaatacaacaagaagaaaagaagaagtgaatataaagaaaatcttacaagatttacacaaatgaaaccctagctagcttcttcttcttgtgtgaaacgcctcttgaccttggaaatgcAGTAaccttgttgggaccaaatatgtagctagaggggggggggaatagcttggTGCGCTCATCGTGCtctttgttgcttgtttcttcaaagatatgcagcggaaaatacaaataaaacaaacacaacgctaacactaaggatttacttggtatccacctcaagaagagctgactaatccaaggatccacacactcacgcaccctccactaataaaaaccctcctttacggtaactaccgaaggcggagaagccttacaagctctcagtacaagaagaaggaaagggaaaacaaaatacaagcaaaagcttacaagtttgtacacaaaaccctaaccctaacttcttccttgcctcttgacttggatatgcatcagcacaagcctccaagaaccttcaagaactggcgatatgAACCTGAGAGAGATGATGTGAAGATGCGGTGAAGATCAGAAATGGAAGTCGTGAGTTCTGCCTAGAGAAAcactcgccaacagctatatcctgcgccaacggtcaaatcccgatcgattggatttctcccaatcgatcggggaggctttggatcgatcagtcaatcaatctagagcgcctctgtgctctcgggaatttcctggatcgatcggtcgatcgatccagggcttatcgtgcgaaatcgcacctcccaatccatcgcccgatcgatcggaggctcccaattgatcggttgatcgattgggaggctttctgttcgcgcgacacttctccctaatcaatccactgatcgattgggaggaggcttatcgcggggactctcccaatcaatcagccgatagattgggcatgagccaatcgatcggctgatcgatccagctcttatttttgtccaaaaacaagtccaaagtcccctaaaccaacatccagtcaaccatgacctgttggtacatcatgcctagcatccggtcacccttgacctgctaggactccctcaccaagtgtccagtcaatccctttgacccacttggacttttctcctcatgccaagtgtccggtcacccttgacccacttggacttatctccaccaggtgtccgatcaactttgatccacctgaatttcctgtgccaagtatccgatcaatccctttgacctacttggacttcccaacaccagatgtctgatcaaccttgatc is drawn from Zingiber officinale cultivar Zhangliang chromosome 1B, Zo_v1.1, whole genome shotgun sequence and contains these coding sequences:
- the LOC121970036 gene encoding NDR1/HIN1-like protein 6, whose amino-acid sequence is MADQKRVHPMMMDVESPPSTISGESSISEKAAAAISPTLTAPPEKRLRRCRFRRCCCRCFCCAACGLVLLAAALGISYLALDPMLPAYSVDRFQVTSFDMSGTGTVRAAFNVTVTASNPNKGLGICYGHGSRLRVLYSGQTLCEGALPTFCQGHRNTSVLTVALAAREAVELGSAKAEDLQRQEEEKTVPLVFEGEVPVRVTVVGAAKLWEVVSWVRCSLVVDSLNARQQIHMKSSSCKFSVHL